CTTCGACGACTTGCTCGCCGAGGCTCAGTGTCGGGTTGAGAGAGGCACTGGGGTCTTGAAAGATCATCCCCAGACGCCCACCGCGCAGTTTTTCTATCTGACGCGGGGGCATTTGCAGCAGATTCTCGCCTTGCAGGCTGATGCTGCCGCCGATCTCCCGGGCGTTGCCGGCCAGATAACGCATGATTGCCCAACCGAGGGTGGTCTTGCCCGAGCCGGACTCGCCGACCAGACCGACTACTTCGCCGGCGGCGACACTGAAATCAATGTTTTGCAGGACGTGCAGGGCGCCATTGGGCAATTGATAATCGAGGCTGTAATCAGCCACTTTCAAGACTGTATTCATGAGCGCTGCCCCTTTGGATTGAGGGCATCGCGCAAGCCATCGCCCAACAGATTGAAGCCGATCGCAACGATGGCAATGGCCAGTCCAGGCATGAGCATCATCCAGGGCGCCTGAAAGAAATAGCGTCGCGCTTCGGCGACCATCAGGCCCCACTCCGACTGTGGCGGTTGTGCGCCAAGCCCCAGGAAGCTGAGGGTGGCGAACAGCATGATGGCAAAGGCGACGCGGATGGTCGCTTCGACGATGATTGGCGCGACGATATTGGGCAGCATCTCGCACACCACGATGTAGGCCGTCGATTCGCCACGGGCGATGGCCGCATTGACGTAATCCTGACGCCGGGCGGCGAGGGCGACGCTACGGGCGATGCGGGCCATGCCGGGAACGAAAGCGATGGTGATCGCCAGGACCGCGTTGAAATCGCTTCTGCCCAGAGTGCTGACAATCAGCAGGGCGAAAAGCAGGGTGGGGATGGACATCACCGCATCAAGAGTACGCATCAGTGCTTCGTCGATGCGCCCTCCGAGGTAGCCGCTGACAGTGCCGAGCAGAGCACCGATGAGCATCGCCATCGCGGTGGCCAGTACCGACAGCGAGATCGTCGCACGAGCCCCGATCAGTAGACGGCTCAGGATGTCTCGGCCCAGTTGGTCGGTCCCCAGCCAGTGCACCAGGTTCGGCGCCTTGTAACGCGCGAGAATCGAAATGGCTTCCGGGTCGAACGGTGCCAGAGCCGGTCCCGCGCACACCAGCACCACGGCCAGTATCAGGATCAGACTGCCCAGCAGGCCCTGGGGAGTACCCAGTAAGCGGTAGAAAATATCACGCATATTGAATTCGCCGGTCGAGATAGGCATAGGTGAGGTCAGCCATGAAGTTGACCACGCAGTAGGTAGCGGCGAGGATCAGCACACCGCCCTGAATAGCTGGCAGGTCGCGGGCCGCCACGGCTACCAGCAGTTCGCGGCCAATGCCGGGGATGTTGAAGATTTCCTCGACCACGACGATGCCGCCCAGCAAGTAGCCGACGTCCAGAGCGACAATGGTGATGGTGGGCAGCAAGCCATTGCGCAAGGCATGGCGCAGCAACACCCGGCGCCGCGACAGACCTTTGAGGCGTGCGGCTCGAATGTAGTCAGTCTCCAGCACGTCGATCATTTCCGAGCGCACCATCCGCGAGACGTGAGCGACCATGATCATCGATACGGTCAACGTCGGCAGGATAAGGTGGCGAATGCCTTCGCCAAAATTGTCGCCCAGCGGCACGTAGCCGGTTGCGGGCAGCAACTGCCAGACATCCGCAAAGAGCAGAATCAGCAGCGTGGCGGTGACGAACTCTGGCAACGACACGCCGATATACGACAACACGCCGATGATCAGGTCCACGGGACGACCCCGGCGCACAGCGGCGATGATTCCCAAGGGAATCGCCACCGCCAGCATCAGCAACAACGAGCAGCTCGCCAGCAACAATGAGCGTCCCAGCGCATCAACCAGCGAGCCGAGTACCGGCTGGCCATTGCGCATCGACACGCCCAGATCGCCTTGCAGTACCGCCATCAGCCAGTGGCCGAATTGCAGCCACGCGGGCTGGTCGAGGCCAAGCTTGGCGCGCAGGGCAGCCAAGGCCTCGGGCGTGGCACTCTGGCCCAGCAGCGTCACTGCAGCATCCGCCGGGAGCAACTGGGTGATGGCAAAGACCAGCAATGAAACGATCAGCAGGGTGTACACGACCAACAGCAATCGCTTGGTCAGATAAGCAGCAGTCACAGATTTATCCTCGGTTCACGCACGCTTCGGAGCGCTGTCGTCCAGCCACGCTTGATCCAGGCGGAATACCGCGCCACGTGGATGCAGTTGATAGCCTTGAACGTAATTTCGCTGCGCAGCCAGGACGTCGAAGAAGGTCGGAATCAGCGACGGCACCTGCTCGTTCATCAGTTTTTGCGCAGTTGCGTACAGCGCCATGCGTTTGACCGGGTCATCGGTGCCACGGGCGGCGGCGACAGCGGCGTCGAACTCGGCATTGTTCCAGCGGGTTTCGTTCCAGGCGGCGTTGGAGGTGTAGAGCAGCGAGAACACCGCGTCGGCCGAAGGCTGCATGTTGTAGAAGCCCACGTAGAAGTTGCCTTTCTTCCAGACTTGATCCAGGTAAGTGCTGTTGGCCATGGTCGCGACGTTGATATTGAAACCGGCAGGCTTGGCCATCTCACGCACGGCAATGCCCAATTGTGTGCGAGTG
This genomic window from Pseudomonas sp. G.S.17 contains:
- a CDS encoding ABC transporter permease, coding for MRDIFYRLLGTPQGLLGSLILILAVVLVCAGPALAPFDPEAISILARYKAPNLVHWLGTDQLGRDILSRLLIGARATISLSVLATAMAMLIGALLGTVSGYLGGRIDEALMRTLDAVMSIPTLLFALLIVSTLGRSDFNAVLAITIAFVPGMARIARSVALAARRQDYVNAAIARGESTAYIVVCEMLPNIVAPIIVEATIRVAFAIMLFATLSFLGLGAQPPQSEWGLMVAEARRYFFQAPWMMLMPGLAIAIVAIGFNLLGDGLRDALNPKGQRS
- a CDS encoding ABC transporter permease, translating into MTAAYLTKRLLLVVYTLLIVSLLVFAITQLLPADAAVTLLGQSATPEALAALRAKLGLDQPAWLQFGHWLMAVLQGDLGVSMRNGQPVLGSLVDALGRSLLLASCSLLLMLAVAIPLGIIAAVRRGRPVDLIIGVLSYIGVSLPEFVTATLLILLFADVWQLLPATGYVPLGDNFGEGIRHLILPTLTVSMIMVAHVSRMVRSEMIDVLETDYIRAARLKGLSRRRVLLRHALRNGLLPTITIVALDVGYLLGGIVVVEEIFNIPGIGRELLVAVAARDLPAIQGGVLILAATYCVVNFMADLTYAYLDRRIQYA